Proteins co-encoded in one Streptomyces sp. JH34 genomic window:
- a CDS encoding FAD-dependent oxidoreductase, whose protein sequence is MRTQSENAARVVVIGAGMAGARLAARVPGVTVVGEESHAPYNRVLLAEVLAGRYEPDVIALPPAEVRRGVRVVRIDRAERQVLCDDGGVIGYGRLVLATGSNPVLPPLRGLGHTLPDGVHPFRTLDDCLALRAAVRPGVRAVVIGGGLLGVSAARALAECGAQVVLAQQGEHLMERQLDAEAAGMLRGHLEALGVEVHTECRVRGLRCTDGDTPAVRAVELADGYELEAEITVLACGVRPRTGLAQAAGLEVRKGVVVDDELRTSDPYIHAVGDCAEHDGTVYGLAGAALEQADVLAEVLAGRPAGYGGTRALTRLTLRSPSAGAAGTGATVVSGTPGGLDLAAFGESRPLPGDDVIRLADATRGAYRTVVVRGDRLAGGVLFGDLAAVGTLARTWQDDDPLPADMSLLHLLTNDGGF, encoded by the coding sequence ATGAGGACACAGTCGGAGAACGCGGCGCGGGTGGTGGTGATCGGCGCCGGGATGGCGGGCGCTCGGCTCGCCGCCCGGGTGCCCGGTGTCACCGTCGTCGGCGAGGAGTCGCACGCACCGTACAACAGGGTGCTGCTCGCCGAGGTGCTCGCGGGCCGGTACGAGCCGGACGTCATCGCCCTGCCGCCCGCCGAGGTGCGGCGCGGGGTGCGTGTCGTGCGGATCGACCGGGCGGAGCGCCAGGTGCTCTGCGACGACGGCGGCGTCATCGGCTACGGGCGCCTGGTGCTGGCCACCGGCTCCAACCCGGTGCTGCCGCCGCTGCGGGGCCTCGGCCACACGCTGCCGGACGGTGTGCATCCGTTCCGCACCCTCGACGACTGCCTGGCCCTGCGCGCCGCGGTGCGCCCCGGTGTGCGCGCCGTCGTCATCGGCGGCGGGCTCCTCGGGGTGTCGGCGGCCCGAGCCCTGGCGGAGTGCGGCGCCCAGGTGGTGCTGGCCCAGCAGGGCGAGCACCTCATGGAACGCCAGCTGGACGCCGAGGCCGCCGGGATGCTGCGCGGTCATCTGGAGGCCCTCGGCGTCGAGGTGCACACCGAGTGCCGGGTCCGCGGACTGCGCTGCACCGACGGCGACACCCCGGCGGTGCGGGCCGTGGAACTCGCCGACGGCTACGAGCTGGAGGCCGAGATCACGGTGCTGGCGTGCGGTGTCCGCCCCAGGACGGGGCTGGCACAGGCCGCCGGGCTCGAGGTCCGCAAGGGAGTCGTCGTGGACGACGAGCTGCGCACCTCCGACCCGTACATCCACGCGGTCGGCGACTGCGCCGAGCACGACGGGACGGTCTACGGGCTGGCGGGCGCCGCGCTCGAACAGGCCGACGTACTGGCCGAGGTCCTGGCCGGACGCCCGGCCGGCTACGGGGGCACCAGGGCCCTGACACGGCTCACCCTGCGATCCCCCTCCGCCGGCGCCGCCGGAACCGGAGCCACCGTCGTCTCCGGAACGCCCGGGGGTCTCGACCTGGCCGCCTTCGGCGAGTCCCGTCCGCTGCCCGGCGACGACGTGATCCGGCTGGCCGACGCCACCCGGGGCGCGTACCGCACGGTCGTCGTCCGGGGCGACCGGCTGGCGGGCGGGGTGCTGTTCGGCGATCTCGCCGCGGTCGGCACCCTCGCACGGACCTGGCAGGACGACGACCCCCTCCCCGCCGACATGTCCCTGCTCCACCTGCTCACCAACGACGGAGGCTTCTGA
- a CDS encoding TSUP family transporter: protein MPDITLTTLLVLCLAAAAAGWIDAVVGGGGLLLLPALLLGLPHVPAAHVLGTNKAVAIVGTSGAAVTYLRKAPVQVGTAVRIGLMALAGSMTGAFFAAGISSDVLRPVIMVVLLAVAAFVMLRPSFGTAAAGDGAGEKVTRARTVTAIVLVGGGIGFYDGLFGPGTGTFLVLALTAVLHLDLVTASANAKIVNVCTNAGALAMFAYQGTVLWQLAALMAVFNLAGAMLGARMALRKGSDFVRGVLLVVVFSLVAKLGFDQWTA, encoded by the coding sequence ATGCCTGACATAACCCTCACCACCCTGCTCGTCCTCTGCCTGGCCGCCGCGGCGGCCGGCTGGATCGACGCGGTGGTGGGCGGTGGCGGCCTCCTCCTCCTGCCCGCCCTGCTGCTGGGGCTGCCGCACGTCCCGGCCGCGCACGTCCTCGGCACCAACAAGGCCGTCGCCATCGTCGGCACGTCGGGCGCGGCCGTCACCTACCTGCGCAAGGCGCCGGTGCAGGTGGGGACCGCCGTACGCATCGGGCTCATGGCGCTCGCGGGGTCGATGACCGGCGCGTTCTTCGCGGCAGGCATCAGCAGCGACGTGCTGCGCCCGGTGATCATGGTGGTGCTGCTCGCGGTCGCCGCCTTCGTGATGCTGCGGCCGTCCTTCGGCACGGCGGCCGCCGGTGACGGCGCGGGCGAGAAGGTCACCAGGGCCCGTACGGTCACCGCGATCGTGCTGGTCGGCGGCGGTATCGGCTTCTACGACGGGCTGTTCGGACCCGGCACGGGTACCTTCCTCGTGCTGGCGCTGACGGCCGTGCTCCACCTCGATCTGGTCACCGCGTCCGCCAACGCCAAGATCGTGAACGTCTGCACCAACGCCGGCGCGCTGGCGATGTTCGCCTACCAGGGGACCGTCCTGTGGCAGCTCGCCGCGCTGATGGCCGTATTCAATCTGGCGGGCGCGATGCTCGGGGCGCGCATGGCCCTCAGGAAGGGCAGCGACTTCGTCCGCGGGGTCCTGCTGGTCGTGGTGTTCTCGCTGGTCGCCAAGCTCGGCTTCGACCAGTGGACGGCCTGA